The following are encoded in a window of Impatiens glandulifera chromosome 5, dImpGla2.1, whole genome shotgun sequence genomic DNA:
- the LOC124938430 gene encoding uncharacterized protein LOC124938430 → MRDITACYSEHAINISDSYCSGPSNRPYVSQNSTPSIREAVSCIYKARKKFLIKITWCSLSGQGFTINVCEGNPSSNSKFGSYSRQLRKLKGSKKFEFCNSKVDIIWDLSSAKYVSGPEPISGYYVSVFIDSELGLLLGDMKDVLELRKLKNGIEYSIISRSEHFSGNDAVYTTKARFCDSGLSHEITIRCVGEEKGRRNSVLEICIDKKNVIKVKRLQWNFRGNQTIFVDGILVDMMWDLHDWLFSSSSSGSSAVFMFKTRSGDDSRLWMEENDQFGFCLLICASKNPE, encoded by the coding sequence ATGAGAGATATAACAGCTTGTTACAGTGAACATGCCATTAACATCTCTGATTCCTACTGTTCAGGTCCTTCAAACAGACCATATGTGTCTCAAAATTCAACACCTTCAATCCGAGAAGCAGTTTCATGTATCTACAAGGCCAGGAAGAAATTTCTCATAAAAATCACTTGGTGTAGTCTCTCTGGCCAAGGATTCACCATTAATGTATGTGAAGGAAACCCATCTTCAAACTCTAAATTCGGTTCATATTCCAGACAGCTAAGAAAGTTAAAAGGTTCGAAGAAGTTTGAATTTTGCAATTCAAAGGTTGATATCATTTGGGATCTTTCCTCAGCAAAGTATGTTTCAGGGCCTGAACCAATTAGTGGGTATTACGTGTCTGTCTTCATTGATTCAGAACTCGGTCTTCTCCTTGGTGATATGAAAGATGTTCTTGAACTGAGAAAACTCAAGAATGGGATTGAATACTCTATCATTTCTCGCAGTGAACATTTCTCTGGCAATGATGCTGTGTATACGACTAAGGCTCGGTTCTGTGATTCTGGATTGAGCCACGAGATAACGATCAGATGCGTTGGGGAGGAGAAGGGTAGGAGGAATTCTGTTTTGGAAATTTGTATTGATAAGAAGAATGTTATAAAAGTGAAGAGATTGCAATGGAATTTTCGAGGGAATCAGACTATCTTTGTGGATGGGATTCTTGTGGATATGATGTGGGATTTACACGATTGGTTGTTTAGTTCATCTTCTTCTGGTTCTTCTGCTGTGTTCATGTTCAAAACGAGGAGTGGAGATGATAGCAGGCTGTGGATGGAAGAAAATGATCAGTTTGGATTCTGTCTGTTGATTTGTGCAAGTAAGAACCCTGAATGA
- the LOC124937692 gene encoding polyadenylation and cleavage factor homolog 4-like, translating into MESSRRSFERSREQPGLKKPRLAEEVISDRSRPFGQRPTPSGAAVTRYRSVDIDRDRDLESNDSVRGTYSQQQQQQQQQNELVIRYKTAIAELTINSKPIITNLTIIAGENLQHAKAIAAIICSHILEVPNEQKLPSLYLLDSIVKNIGRDYIKYFAVRLPEVFCKVYGQVEPSMHTSMRHLFGTWKGVFPPNSLQMIENEIGIPTAVNGSSSSSASTRPDSQSHRPAQSIHVNPKYLEARQRNQQSNRVKSTVDDSGVVHNSSEILDRITGAGSGNLLSGHPTKLLDPRREAFGRPAPVKKINPVFEDIEFTSELPRRPNIGMGRVLDQDLEKLWHEDSVTRTISGQRNGFDDKPGIKSFPPSKSSQNDVQLKASGNISSRSSSTGMNRNWKNSDEEEFMWDDIKPGYTNDHEMVGQGKFQWMDDTDERGIKSREASADMLMVEPNDAEDHRSLQNAGPHSKDGNHSSYLESLPKPRTSLSSRTGSSQSAALPLYQPPTIGTLQTEAKTNYKPLTSRYSPQVLLGTTTEQTFPQTQIPHSDLRNSQTPGLLNKMPLRPQLPPKGHLQKTQPYVPSGPKQPPTSGQTKKSNLKGDSSNHLLLKSSGKGSSSSLLDSIMKSTVVPPLSHDETSTNINILEGMVEEEEDIPIDLLPPPRVDGSSVKTSNPNPVSSLLGSLVAKGLISASKKKDPRKLESETIPSVAKNEGSLEPSKELKSLIGYEFKPAVIREPNSNVIGELVLLDGDLHHPCLICGLKVKFQEQLDKHMECHALRSPELNAFVKASRKWYGNADDWVDGKNAFPYVHECVVDNSGRESEEFDDDEMVLADESQCVCVLCGNGFEDVYSEGRGEWMFKGAVYMSISSSDGKLVTFPREDSSFEGLIVHPECITESTIDDLELK; encoded by the exons ATGGAGAGTTCTCGCAGATCCTTCGAAAGATCGCGAGAACAACCGGGTCTCAAGAAACCTAGGTTAGCGGAAGAAGTCATTTCCGACCGCAGCAGACCCTTTGGCCAAAGACCCACACCTTCTGGTGCGGCGGTAACGAGATATAGAAGTGTCGATATCGATAGAGATAGAGATTTGGAGAGTAACGATTCGGTGAGAGGAACCTATTCGCAACAgcaacagcagcagcagcaacagaATGAGCTCGTGATTCGGTACAAGACTGCGATTGCGGAGCTGACTATTAATTCCAAACCCATCATCACTAACTTGACGATTATTGCCGGTGAGAATTTGCAGCACGCCAAGGCAATTGCGGCCATCATCTGTTCTCATATACTTGAG GTACCAAATGAGCAAAAGCTTCCATCACTTTATCTCTTAGACAGTATTGTGAAGAATATAGGAAGGGATTACATAAAATACTTTGCTGTCAGACTACCCGAG GTTTTCTGTAAGGTATATGGACAGGTTGAGCCTTCCATGCACACTAGTATGCGGCATCTCTTTGGGACATGGAAAGGAGTTTTTCCACCAAATTCACTTCAGAtgattgaaaatgaaattggTATTCCAACTGCTGTCAATGGCTCATCATCAAGTTCTGCTTCAACCAGACCTGATTCACAGTCTCACCGTCCAGCACAAAGTATTCATGTCAACCCCAAGTATTTGGAGGCAAGGCAGCGCAATCAGCAGTCaaacagg GTGAAAAGTACTGTTGATGACTCTGGAGTAGTTCACAATTCTTCTGAAATATTGGATAGGATAACTGGTGCTGGTTCTGGGAATTTGTTGTCGGGCCATCCTACCAAGTTGCTG GATCCACGTAGAGAGGCATTTGGAAGGCCTGCCcctgtaaaaaaaattaatccagTTTTTGAAGATATTGAGTTTACTTCTGAACTTCCTAGGCGCCCAAACATTGGAATGGGACGTGTTTTAGATCAAGATTTGGAGAAACTTTGGCATGAAGATAGTGTTACAAGGACTATATCAGGCCAACGAAATGGTTTTGATGATAAGCCAGGAATAAAGAGTTTCCCACCATCCAAATCGTCACAGAATGATGTTCAGTTAAAGGCAAGTGGAAATATCTCCAGTAGAAGCAGCAGCACTGGAATGAATAGGAATTGGAAAAATTCAGATGAAGAAGAGTTCATGTGGGATGATATAAAGCCTGGATATACTAATGATCATGAAATGGTTGGTCAAGGAAAATTTCAATGGATGGATGACACTGATGAAAGG GGAATAAAGTCTAGAGAAGCTTCAGCTGACATGTTAATGGTGGAACCGAATGACGCAGAGGATCATAGGTCATTACAAAATGCTGGCCCACATTCAAAAGACGGAAACCATTCAAGTTATTTAGAATCATTACCAAAACCTCGTACCAGCTTATCATCAAGAACCGGAAGCTCGCAATCAGCAGCATTACCATTATACCAACCACCAACTATTGGAACATTGCAAACCGAGgctaaaacaaattataaaccTTTGACATCCCGATACTCTCCTCAGGTACTCCTTGGTACAACAACCGAGCAAACTTTTCCGCAAACTCAGATCCCTCATTCGGATTTAAGAAACTCTCAAACTCCGGGATTGTTAAACAAGATGCCTCTACGTCCACAGCTTCCCCCAAAAGGGCACTTGCAAAAAACACAACCTTATGTACCTTCTGGCCCTAAACAGCCTCCAACTTCCGGTCAAACGAAGAAATCAAACTTAAAGGGAGATTCTTCCAACCATCTTTTGTTGAAATCGTCAGGGAAGGGCAGTTCGAGTAGTTTGTTGGATTCCATCATGAAAAGTACTGTAGTTCCTCCATTGTCTCATGATGAAACGTCGACGAACATAAATATTTTGGAGGGAAtggtagaagaagaagaagatatacCCATTGATCTTCTTCCTCCACCTCGGGTTGATGGTTCATCTGTAAAAACGTCTAATCCAAATCCTGTATCAAGTCTTCTAGGTTCATTGGTAGCGAAAGGCTTAATATCTGCATCAAAAAAGAAAGATCCTCGAAAACTTGAATCAGAGACGATCCCTTCCGTTGCCAAGAATGAAGGCAGTTTGGAGCCATCCAAAGAACTAAAATCTCTCATCGGTTATGAATTCAAGCCAGCCGTAATTCGGGAGCCAAACTCAAACGTGATTGGTGAACTTGTTCTCCTGGATGGCGATCTTCATCACCCGTGCTTAATTTGTGGGCTTAAGGTTAAGTTTCAAGAACAACTCGATAAACATATGGAGTGTCATGCTTTGAGAAGTCCGGAACTGAATGCTTTTGTTAAGGCTTCAAGGAAATGGTACGGGAATGCAGACGATTGGGTTGATGGAAAAAATGCATTTCCATACGTTCACGAATGCGTTGTTGATAACTCGGGGCGAGAGAGCGAGgaatttgatgatgatgaaatgGTCCTCGCTGACGAAAGTCAATGTGTTTGTGTTTTGTGTGGCAATGGTTTTGAAGATGTGTATTCAGAAGGAAGGGGAGAATGGATGTTCAAAGGTGCTGTCTACATGAGCATATCATCTAGCGATGGTAAATTAGTAACATTTCCAAGAGAAGATTCGTCGTTCGAGGGTTTAATTGTTCATCCTGAATGCATAACCGAAAGTACAATCGACGATTTGGAATTAAAATG A
- the LOC124937870 gene encoding protein PXR1-like, with translation MRKKKNNKAKEVKEFVMEGLKEIAKEVVFEENNQENKERRKKSGSTKCAQTMEDEQKILKGQETKKNQEKETRESKSKKQNVEEENKETIEEDTQNNQAEVDVTKAVVEDIIDESERNKDKNSETDLEIQVQNNKFIPLLFQKRREEKGQGENEDNLLIQQSRLFVLL, from the exons atgagaaaaaagaaaaataataaagcaAAGGAAGTCAAAGAGTTTGTTATGGAAGGTCTTAAGGAGATTGCTAAAGAAGtggtttttgaagaaaataatcaGGAAAACAAGGAAAGAAGGAAAAAGTCTGGAAG TACGAAATGTGCTCAAACTATGGAAGATGAGCAGAAGATACTGAAAGGccaagaaacaaaaaaaaatcaggaAAAAGAAACAAGGGAGTCTAAAAGCAAAAAGCAAAATGTGGAGGAAGAGAATAAA GAAACCATAGAGGAGGATACTCAGAATAATCAAGCTGAAGTAGATGTTACCAAGGCTGTTGTAGAGGATATCATAGATGAATCTGAGAGAAACAAGGATAAGAATTCTGAGACTGATCTAGAAATTCAAGTtcagaacaacaag TTCATCCCCCTTTTATTCCAAAAGAGGAGGGAAGAGAAAGGACAAGGGGAAAATGAAGACAATTTGTTGATACAAcag AGTCGTTTGTTTGTCCTCCTCTAA